From the genome of Campylobacter concisus:
TTAGTAGTCAAGATATAAGAAATAAAGAAATTATATTCGCAGTAGATGAACCAGAGGCTTCATTGAGTGTCTCAAATAATTTTAGTCAGTTTGAAAAGATAATAAATTTGCAAAAAAATAATATGCAAATTTTGATTACAACCCATTGGTATGGTTTTTTACCTGTAACACTGAGCGGAAATGCTCATTTTTTATCAAAAGAAGTTGATGGAGATAAGATAAAATTTAATTTCAATACGTTTAACTTATATAACTATAGAGAAAGATTAAGACAAATAGTAAAAAATAGAAAAGATGAAGACATAGAAATGCCCAATGATATACAACTAAAGAGTATGCATGATTTAGTGCAATCCATTGTTTCATCAGTAAGATTAAATAAACCATACAACTGGTTAATTTGTGAAGGTAGTTCTGATAAGGTTTATTTTGATTTTTACTTCAAGGACTTGGTGGAAGATAATAATTTAAGAATACTACCAGTTGGAGGAGCTTCCGAAGTTATAAAAATTTATGAGTATTTAAAACTACCAATGTCAGAAAAAGATAACATAAAGGGTAAAATATATTGTTTAATAGATAGCGACGGTAAGAGTGAGCAACTTATTTGTGATGGCAAATGTAAAAACAATATGGTGGCAAAAAGAATTTTGAATAAAAGCAATGATCAAAAAACGTCTTTAATTGATGTAAACAGCAATGATTATGAAATGAAAACGGAAATAGAGGACTGTTTGGATGGTGTCGTTTTTATTGAAACATTAAAAACATATACCGAAGACCAAAATATTGTCGCCATACTTGAAGATGAAAAGAATTTTAAAGACAAGTCTCTAAATTCGTATTTTTGTTTTGACTTAAAACCAAGTGGGCAAGAAGTACTAAAAAAATTCTTCGATCAAGATAGTGGATATAGAAAAATAGAGTTTGCTAAAAAATATGTTGAGATAGCTCGAAGTAATAGCGTAAAAAATTTAGATTGGATTGATGAAATAAGAAAGTGGTTTAAAGAAAAAATATAAAACAAAATTAAAATTTACAAGCATCTAGTAAAAATTTAAATATAATTACGCAAAATATACAAATTTTAAAGGATGAAAAATGTTTTTTGATGGCAAGAATAAAGAGCTTTCTAGTAAAAATGAAGCTTTACAAAGAGAAAATGAAGCTTTAAAGGCTGAAATTTTAGTACTTAAAGAGGAGCTAAAAAACGTTAAAACTTGCGAGCCAAAAGAACAAGCTAAGGATAAGCAAGAGGCTGTAAATTTATTGCTTTCAAGTTATCAAGATGGTATAAATTTCTTGCAATTAACAATGGAAGAAAACCTAAAAATGCTTGAAAGTATAAATGGACTAAATGAAAAGACTTTCAAAGAGACAGGCGAACTCAAGTCGCAAACGGCTGAAATTTTAAACTCGATCGAGCAAGTAAGCCAGATGAGCAATGACCTTTCAAATGACGCTTCTTCGCTTAATGGAAGCGTAAATTCGATTGCTGAGATTATAAATCTAATTAAAGACATCTCAGATCAGACAAATTTGCTAGCTCTAAATGCTGCTATTGAGGCGGCCCGTGCTGGTGAGCATGGACGAGGTTTTGCTGTCGTGGCAGATGAGGTTAGAAAGCTTGCTGAACGTACCCAAAAAGCGACACTTGAAGTAGAAGTAAATATAAATGGACTTAAGCAAAGTGCGAATACAATGATCGAAATGAGTGAGAATTTCTCAAAAATTTCTGCAAATGCTATGAAAATTTTAGGTGGATTTGAAGGAAACATCTCAAGCGTAAACTCAAATACGCAAAATATCCTAAATCAGGCCTTAAATGTTACAAATGAAGTCTATGTAAGCAATGGAAAAATAGATCATATAAATATGAAGCTAAATGGATATAGAGGCGTGCTTTTAAATGAATTTAATAAAATTCAAGATGTTCATGAGTGTAGATTTGGCAAATGGTATGAAAAAGATGTGAAAAATACTCTTGTAAAAGATGCCAAAATTCTCTCAAGTATCGCAGCTCATCATGAAAATGTTCATCATGGACTAGAAAAAGCGATGGTTATTTTTGCTGATAAAGATAAAGGAAATCTACCTGGCGTTGAAATATTAAAAGATGTCGAAAACTCAAGTAAAGTAGGTTTTGAAGAGTTGCTTGAAGCTATTAAGTCTGCAAGAAAATAAAATCTTAGACTCATGCTTTGAGTCTAAGATTTAGAAGTTATTAAAATGTGCTTTGTGGATCAGCTACGCCTTCGCTCCAGCCAAGCTTCGCTCCACCAAGCAGGTGAAAATGTAGATGCATAACCTCTTGACCGCCGTTTTCACCGCAGTTTGTGATGAGGCGGTATCCGCTCTTATCAACGCCCATTAAGGTCGCCACTTCTTGGATAAATTTAGTCATCTCTCCCATTAAAACCGGATCCATCTCTTGGAAATTTTTATAGTGTTTTTTTGGGATGATTAGGATGTGGATCGGTGCTTTTGGATTTATGTCGTTAAAAGCTAGAAATTTCTCGCTTTCAAGCACTTTGTTGCAAGGGATTTCACCAGCTACGATCTTTTCAAATATGGTCATTTTAGCTCCTTTGAAATTTTGCAAAATTATATCAAAGTGTGCTTAAATTTCGTGCTCTTTATCTTGATTTTAACTCTTTTTCTATAAAATCGACTCAAAAATTTATAAAGGCAAAAAATTGCAAGATTTCGTTAATAAAATCAAAAATGAAATTTCAACGCTTGATGATTTGGAAAAAGTCAGGGTAGAAATTTTTGGCAAAAAGGGCATCTTGGCGCAAGGCTTTGCAAAGCTAAAAGAGCTTGGTGAAGATGAGAAAAAGGAATTTGCAGCAAATTTAAACAAGCAAAGAGATGAGCTTGGCGCGCTAATAGAAGCTAAAAAGGCTGAGCTTAGCGAGCAAGAGATAGATAACAAGATGAAAAAAGAAGCCGCTGATATCACGCTATTTAATGAGCCTGTTGCTAGCGGGGCGCTGCACCCAGTGATGGCTACGATGGATAAGATAATTGAGTATTTTTTAGCTCTAAATTTCTCGCTCGAGACTGGACCACTAATAGAAGATGATTTTCACAACTTTGAGGCGCTAAATTTACCAAAATATCACCCAGCAAGAGATATGCAAGATACATTTTATCTAGATGATTTTAGACTTTTAAGGACGCATACGAGCCCAGTTCAGGTGCGAACTATGCTAAATCAAAAGCCGCCTATTCGTATGATAGCGCCAGGCACCGTCTTTAGACGTGATATGGATTTAACTCATACACCGATGTTTCACCAGGTTGAGGGCCTCGTGGTAGAGGATGCTGAGAAAGTTAGCTTTGCAAATTTAAAATCAATGCTAGAGGGCTTTTTAAAGCACATGTTTGGCGATGTTGAAGTACGTTTTCGCCCTAGCTTCTTTCCATTTACGGAGCCTAGCGCAGAGGTTGATATTAGTTGTATATTCTGCCACGGCAATGGCTGCAGGGTGTGCAAGCAGACTACTTGGCTTGAGGTACTTGGATGTGGCGTCGTTGACCCAAATGTATTTAAGGCGGTTGGCTATAAAAATGTAAGTGGATACGCCTTTGGCCTTGGGGTTGAGAGATTTGCAATGTTGCTTCATAGAGTGCCTGATCTAAGGTCGCTTTTTGAGGGAGATTTAAGATTGTTGGAGCAGTTTAAATGATAATTTCAAAGCATTGGTTAAACGAGTGGATCGACCTTAGTGACGTTAGTGGCGAGACACTTTCAAAGACATTAAATTCTATCGGGCTAGAGGTTGATAGCTATAAAGAGATAAATTTACCAAAGAGCATTGTAGTTGGCTACATAAAAAGTAGAGAAAAGCACCCAGATGCCGATAAACTAAGCGTTTGTCAAGTGGATGTTGGTGGAGAGACGCTTCAGATCGTGTGTGGGGCTAAAAATGTTGAAGCTGGTCAATTTGTGCCAGTTGCACTTATTGGCACGACTATGCCAAATGGTCTTGAGATAAAAAAAGCAAAGCTAAGAGGTATCGAGTCAAGTGGCATGATCTGCTCTTCAAGTGAGCTGGGACTTCCAAAGGTAAACGATGGAATTTTGCCACTTGATGAGAGTATCGGCAAGCTAAAACTTGGTACAAGTCTTAGCGAATTTGAGATATTTAAAGATACGATAATCGAAGTTGATGTCACAGCAAACAGGGGTGATTGCCAAAATTTACATGGCATCGCAAGAGAAATTTGTGCAGCGCTTGATCTAAATATGAAAGATAGCCACGAAGACGATGAAAGCGAAAATTTACTAGGTATTGGCAGAATAGCTTCTGTGCGAGCAGAGGATAAAGTAAATGGGTCATTTTTGTATAAGGCTTTTGAGCTAAAAGAGGGACTATATGAAAATCTAATAACTCGCATGCGTCTAGCATTAATAGAGTGCCAAAAGACAAATTTAGTTGAGAGATTGCTTGAATACGCGACATTTTGCACGGGTGTTTTATTTAGGGCTTATGATCACGCTAAATTAGTAAGTGAAGGCGAAAAAGCTGTTTTTGATATAAAAAATGGCGAAAATGGCGAATGTGTCGTTTATTGCGGGGATAAAAATTTAGGCATTGCTGGAATTTACCAAAGTGACGTAGCAAGGGTAGATGAGAAGTCAAAAGTGATCCTAGTAGAAGCTAGCTACGTAAAGCCAGATGTTGTTTCAAAAGCTATTTTTGAAAATAAAAATTTACCAAAGGGTGATCAAATTTATCGCTCAAGTCGTGGTAGCGAGCCAAATTTAGCTTATGGTGCGGATTATTTATTTAAAAGACTTGCCAATTTTAAAGATGCTCTAAATCTCTTTGCTGGCTCACAGCAGTCGCTTTTAAACACCGAGCCTATAACACTAAGCATCTCTCTTTTTGAGCTTAAAAATATGATCGGTCAAGATATAGCTAGAAATGACGTCGTTAAAATTTTAAAGAAACTTGGCTTTGATATCGCAGTAAATGTTGAGCAAGAAAGCTTTAACGTAAAAGTGCCGTTATTTCGCCACGATATAGTAAATTCTCACGATGTTTGCGAAGAGATCGTAAGGATAGTAGGCATAGACAATATCGCCTCAAAACCACTAAATTTCTCTGAGAAAAATAGGCTAAATAAGACATATTTTGACTATAAAAACGCCCTAAATTTAAGGCGTAGAGCAGCAGATAATGGCTTTTTTGAAAGCGTGCACTATGTCTTTGATAGTGAGGACGAGCTTAACGAGCTAAATTTTAAACCATGCAAAGTCAAGATACTAAATCCTATAAACAACGAGTTAAATACACTTAGACCGACACTTGTTAATCACCTTCTAAGCTCAAGCGAGAAAAATATCAAAAACTCAAAACGCTCAGTTAGGCTATTTGAGCTTGGAGAAATTTTTGACGAAAATGCAAATCAGGGCTTAAATTTAGGCTTTGTTGCGTCTGGACTTTTAAAAGAGCCTACACTAATAAACGGCGCAAAGGGCGAGGAGGCAAATTTCTACGCATTTGCATCGATGGTGCAAAATGTCATAGGTAAATTTGAACTAAAACCTTGCCAGGGCATCTCATATCTTAGTCCATATGAACAAGCACACATCTATCAAAATGGCGAAAATATCGGCTATATCGGCAGAGTTGATGCAAGAGTAGAGGCAAAAAGAGATTTGCCAAAAACTTATGTTTGCGAGATTGATTTTGCTAAGCTTAAATTTGAACCGGTCTTAGCAGTGCCTTACTCAAAATTCCAAAGCACTACAAGAGATCTTAGCCTCATCGTGCCTGAAAATTTCGAGGCTGGACGAATTTATGAGTGCGTAAGAGGGCTAAATCTAAAAGAGCTAAAAGAATTTTTGCCGGTTGATATTTATAAAGATGCGAAGCTAAATGGCTCAATCAGCCTTAGCCTTAAATTTACATTCCAAGATATGGAAAAAACACTCGAGGATGACGATATAAACGCACTTATGGATAAAATTTTAAGCGAGCTAAAAGAGAAACTAAATATCGGAATAAGATGAGAATTTATCCATTAGAAAAAAGTCTAAATTTAACTATTAATGATATCGCAGCGGATAAATCAATATCGCATAGATGCGCGATTTTTTCGCTTTTAAGTGATAAGCCATCTCGCGTCAGAAACTACCTAAGAGCAGGCGACACGCTAAATACTTTAAAAATAGTCCAGCTTTTAGGCGCAAAAGTTGAGGACAATGGCTTTGAAATAACGATCACGCCGCCACAAAAGATAAAAGAGCCAAATAAAATTTTAGAGTGTGGTAACTCTGGTACGGCGATGAGGCTTTTTATGGGACTATTAGCCGCACAGGATGGCTTTTTCGTACTAAGTGGCGATAGATATTTAAACTCACGCCCGATGGCAAGAATAGCAAATCCACTAAACGATATGGGTGCAAAGATAGATGGTGCAAACAACGCAAACAACGCCCCGCTTTGCATAAGAGGGACAAAATTTGAAAGATTTAGTTTTGATAGCAAGATTGCCTCAGCTCAGGTAAAAAGTGCCCTTTTGCTAGCAGCTCTTTACTCAAATGGCTGCAAATTTAGTGAGCCAGAGCTAAGCAGAGATCATACTGAGCGTATGCTAGCTGGCATGGGAGCTGATATAAAGCGTGACGACCTAGAGATCACTTTAGAGCCGATGAAAGACCCACTTGTGCCACTTGATATAGACGTGCCAAATGATCCAAGTTCTGCATTTTTCTTTGCGGTCGCAGCACTTATCATTCCGGGCTCACACATTATTTTAAAAAATATCTTGCTAAATAAAACTCGTATCGAAGCTTATAAAATTCTAGAAAAAATGGGAGCTGAGATAAAATTTCACAAAACTTCAAGCAAGTACGAAGATATCGGTGATATCGAGGTTAGATATTCGCCAAATTTAAAAGGCGTAGAGGTTAGTGAAAATATCTCGTGGCTTATCGACGAAGCCCCGGCTTTAGCCATCGCATTTGCCTGCGCTAAAGGCCAAAGCAAGCTAATAAATGCAAAAGAGCTTCGTGTAAAAGAGAGTGATAGGATAGCCGTCACGATAAATGCGTTAAAGCAGTGCGGCGTTGATGCTAGCGAGCTTGAAGATGGATTTATCATAAATGGTTCAGAGGCTAAATTTGCCACGATAGATAGCCATGGAGATCATAGGATTGCGATGAGCTTTGCTGTACTTGGACTAAAATATGGCATGCAGATAGAAAAGAGCGAATTTATCGCTACTTCGTTTCCAAATTTTGCTGAAATTTTAAAGAAAATGGGAGCTAGAGTTGAAGATTGAGCTTGCTAGTAGCTATGGATTTTGTTTTGGAGTAAAAAGGGCTATAAAGATTGCTGAAAATGCAGGAGATGCTGCGACCATTGGGCCACTCATCCATAATAACGAAGAGATAAACAGGCTTGAGAAAAACTACAATGTAAAAACACTTGAGGGTATAGACGAGCTAAAGGATGAGAAAAAGGCGATCATCCGCACTCATGGCATCACTAAAAATGACCTTGCAGAGCTAAAAAAGACAGATATAAAAGTGATCGATGCAACTTGCCCGTTTGTGACAAAGCCACAGCAAATTTGTGAAAAAATGAGCGAAGAAGGCTATGATGTGGTAATTTATGGCGACATGCATCACCCTGAAGTAAAGGGCGTGAAGTCATATGCCAAGGGTAACGTCTATGTCGTGCTTGAAGAGAGCGAGCTAGAGGGCATTAAATTTAAGCAAAAGGTTGCACTTGTTAGCCAAACGACTAGAAAAGTCGAGAAATTTATGCAGATCGCAAACTACCTTATGCTTCACGTAAAAGAGGTGCGTGTTTTTAATACGATTTGCAACGCAACATTTGAAAACCAAGAGGCTGCTAAAAATTTGGCAAAAAGAGCTGACGTGATGATAATCATCGGCGGAAAAAATAGCTCAAATACAAAACAACTCTATCTAATATCCAAAAATTT
Proteins encoded in this window:
- a CDS encoding chemotaxis protein, producing the protein MFFDGKNKELSSKNEALQRENEALKAEILVLKEELKNVKTCEPKEQAKDKQEAVNLLLSSYQDGINFLQLTMEENLKMLESINGLNEKTFKETGELKSQTAEILNSIEQVSQMSNDLSNDASSLNGSVNSIAEIINLIKDISDQTNLLALNAAIEAARAGEHGRGFAVVADEVRKLAERTQKATLEVEVNINGLKQSANTMIEMSENFSKISANAMKILGGFEGNISSVNSNTQNILNQALNVTNEVYVSNGKIDHINMKLNGYRGVLLNEFNKIQDVHECRFGKWYEKDVKNTLVKDAKILSSIAAHHENVHHGLEKAMVIFADKDKGNLPGVEILKDVENSSKVGFEELLEAIKSARK
- a CDS encoding histidine triad nucleotide-binding protein, producing the protein MTIFEKIVAGEIPCNKVLESEKFLAFNDINPKAPIHILIIPKKHYKNFQEMDPVLMGEMTKFIQEVATLMGVDKSGYRLITNCGENGGQEVMHLHFHLLGGAKLGWSEGVADPQSTF
- a CDS encoding phenylalanine--tRNA ligase subunit alpha; the encoded protein is MQDFVNKIKNEISTLDDLEKVRVEIFGKKGILAQGFAKLKELGEDEKKEFAANLNKQRDELGALIEAKKAELSEQEIDNKMKKEAADITLFNEPVASGALHPVMATMDKIIEYFLALNFSLETGPLIEDDFHNFEALNLPKYHPARDMQDTFYLDDFRLLRTHTSPVQVRTMLNQKPPIRMIAPGTVFRRDMDLTHTPMFHQVEGLVVEDAEKVSFANLKSMLEGFLKHMFGDVEVRFRPSFFPFTEPSAEVDISCIFCHGNGCRVCKQTTWLEVLGCGVVDPNVFKAVGYKNVSGYAFGLGVERFAMLLHRVPDLRSLFEGDLRLLEQFK
- a CDS encoding phenylalanine--tRNA ligase subunit beta; the encoded protein is MIISKHWLNEWIDLSDVSGETLSKTLNSIGLEVDSYKEINLPKSIVVGYIKSREKHPDADKLSVCQVDVGGETLQIVCGAKNVEAGQFVPVALIGTTMPNGLEIKKAKLRGIESSGMICSSSELGLPKVNDGILPLDESIGKLKLGTSLSEFEIFKDTIIEVDVTANRGDCQNLHGIAREICAALDLNMKDSHEDDESENLLGIGRIASVRAEDKVNGSFLYKAFELKEGLYENLITRMRLALIECQKTNLVERLLEYATFCTGVLFRAYDHAKLVSEGEKAVFDIKNGENGECVVYCGDKNLGIAGIYQSDVARVDEKSKVILVEASYVKPDVVSKAIFENKNLPKGDQIYRSSRGSEPNLAYGADYLFKRLANFKDALNLFAGSQQSLLNTEPITLSISLFELKNMIGQDIARNDVVKILKKLGFDIAVNVEQESFNVKVPLFRHDIVNSHDVCEEIVRIVGIDNIASKPLNFSEKNRLNKTYFDYKNALNLRRRAADNGFFESVHYVFDSEDELNELNFKPCKVKILNPINNELNTLRPTLVNHLLSSSEKNIKNSKRSVRLFELGEIFDENANQGLNLGFVASGLLKEPTLINGAKGEEANFYAFASMVQNVIGKFELKPCQGISYLSPYEQAHIYQNGENIGYIGRVDARVEAKRDLPKTYVCEIDFAKLKFEPVLAVPYSKFQSTTRDLSLIVPENFEAGRIYECVRGLNLKELKEFLPVDIYKDAKLNGSISLSLKFTFQDMEKTLEDDDINALMDKILSELKEKLNIGIR
- a CDS encoding 3-phosphoshikimate 1-carboxyvinyltransferase yields the protein MRIYPLEKSLNLTINDIAADKSISHRCAIFSLLSDKPSRVRNYLRAGDTLNTLKIVQLLGAKVEDNGFEITITPPQKIKEPNKILECGNSGTAMRLFMGLLAAQDGFFVLSGDRYLNSRPMARIANPLNDMGAKIDGANNANNAPLCIRGTKFERFSFDSKIASAQVKSALLLAALYSNGCKFSEPELSRDHTERMLAGMGADIKRDDLEITLEPMKDPLVPLDIDVPNDPSSAFFFAVAALIIPGSHIILKNILLNKTRIEAYKILEKMGAEIKFHKTSSKYEDIGDIEVRYSPNLKGVEVSENISWLIDEAPALAIAFACAKGQSKLINAKELRVKESDRIAVTINALKQCGVDASELEDGFIINGSEAKFATIDSHGDHRIAMSFAVLGLKYGMQIEKSEFIATSFPNFAEILKKMGARVED
- a CDS encoding 4-hydroxy-3-methylbut-2-enyl diphosphate reductase, yielding MKIELASSYGFCFGVKRAIKIAENAGDAATIGPLIHNNEEINRLEKNYNVKTLEGIDELKDEKKAIIRTHGITKNDLAELKKTDIKVIDATCPFVTKPQQICEKMSEEGYDVVIYGDMHHPEVKGVKSYAKGNVYVVLEESELEGIKFKQKVALVSQTTRKVEKFMQIANYLMLHVKEVRVFNTICNATFENQEAAKNLAKRADVMIIIGGKNSSNTKQLYLISKNFCEDSYLIESEEELEKSWFDGKNLCGISAGASTPDWIIQKVVDRIKKV